DNA from Intestinimonas massiliensis (ex Afouda et al. 2020):
AGGGCACCAGTTGATGATGCGGGAGCCCTTGTAGATCAGGCCCTTGTTGTAGAGGCGGACGAACACATGGCGCACAGCGGCGGACAGGCCGTCGTCCATGGTAAACCGGGCCCGGGACCAATCGCAGGAGGCGCCCAGCTTCTTCTGCTGCTCCACGATGCGGCCGCCGTACTTGGCCTTCCAGTCCCAGACGCGCTCCAGGAACTTCTCCCGGCCCAGGTCATAGCGGGTGAGGCCCTCCTTGGTGCGCAGCTCCTCCTCCACCTTGATCTGGGTAGCGATGCCGGCGTGATCGGTGCCGGGGACCCACAGCGCGGCGTAGCCCTGCATCCGTTTGAACCGGATGAGGATATCCTGAAGGGTGGAGTCCATGGCGTGGCCCATATGGAGCTGGCCGGTGACGTTGGGGGGCGGCATCACAATGGTGAAGGGCTTCTTGTCAGGGTCCCGGTGCCCCACGAAGCAGCCGTTCTTCTCCCACATCTCGTAGATGCGGCCTTCGACCTCTTGGGGCTCATAGACCTTGGGCAGTTCTTTCTTCATGTTTACATCTCCTTTTCGGGGCAACAAAAAGCGCCCCGAGCATGCTTGCTCAGGGCGAACGAATGTCCGCGGTACCACCTGAATTTGGGCGCGGCGCGCCCACACTCCTTGACCCTTAACGCGGGCGCACGTTGCGGCCTACGGCAGGATGCCGTTCAGCCCACAGCTCCGGGACCACCTTCCCCGCTTTTTTGGAGAGCCTCGCAGCAGGCCGGCTCCTCTCTGCACCAAACGAAGGCGGGTACTCCTTCCCATCACAGCCTTTTTTCGTCGAACAGCCTTAGTATACGCAAATGGCGGGAAAATGTCAAGGAAAAACCGGGGCGGACCAAGTCCGCCCCGGCTTTTCCTTGCAATCGCTTATTTCACCACAGCCGCCTCGTCCTTTTTGGACGAGATGCTCTTCAGGGCGAAGAGGACCACCTCCAGCAGGACCAGGCTGATAATCAGGGTAATCCAGGTGTTGCCGTTGGTCAGGCCGGCGATGATGTAACCCACGAAGCAGACCGCAGCGACGGTCAGCGCGTAGGGGAGCTGCGTGGCCACATGGTTGACGTGGTTGCAGCGGGCGCCGGCGGAGGCCATGATGGTGGTGTCGGAGATGGGAGAGCAGTGGTCGCCGCAGACGGCGCCGGCCAGGCAGGCGGCGATGGAGGTGACCATCATATCGCTGCCCATGGGGAACAGCGGCAGCACGATGGGGATCATGATGCCGAAGGTGCCCCAGGAGGTGCCGGTAGCGAAGGCCAAGCCCACACAGACCAGGAACACGATGGCGGGCAGCATGGCCTTCATGCCGGGGGCCGCATTGGCCACCAGGTTCTCCACGAAGGTGGCGCCGCCCAGCAGGCCGGTCATGCCGGACAGGGTCCACGCAAAGGTGAGGATCAGGATGGCGGGGACCATCTGCTTGAAGCCGTCGGGGATGCACTCGGTGAATTCCTGGAAGGTCATTACGCGGCGGATCATGTAGTAGATAAAGGTAAGAATCAGGGTGATGACGGAGCCCAGCACCAGGCCCATGGAGGCGTCGGACCCGGCAAAGGCGTCAATGAAGCTCTCGCCGTCAAAGAAGCCGCCGGTGTAGACCATGCCCATGATGCAGCAGAAAATCAGCACCACCACGGGGAGCACCAGGTCGATGACCTTGCCGTTGGCGTTGGGCTTCACGTCGCCCAGTCCCTCGCCATAGGGCCGGTCAGGCGTGGTGAACAGGTCGTTTTTGTCCCGGGCATTGTCCTCATGGATCTTCATGGGACCGTAGTCGAACTTGCCTATCGCCAGGGTGAGGCACATCACGATGGTCAGCAGGGCATAGAGGTTGTTGGGGATCGTCTGCAGGAACATGGCAAAGCCGTTGATGCCGGAATCCTCGGGGACGGAGCCGGTGACGGCGGCGGCCCAGGAGGAGATGGGCGCGATGATACAGATGGGCGCGGCCGTGGCGTCGATGAGGTAGGCCAGCTTGGCCCGGGACACCCGGTGGCCATCCGTAACGGGCAGCATAACGGAGCCCACGGTCAGGCAGTTGAAATAGTCGTCCACGAAGATGAGCACGCCCAGCAGCATAGTGGAGAGCTGGCCGCCCACCCGTGTCTTGATGTGGTCCTTGGCCCAGTTACCGAAGGCAGTGGAGCCGCCGGCCTTGTTCATCAGGGCCACCATGATGCCCAGGATAACCAGGAACACCAGGATGCCCGCGTTCCAGGAGTCGGAAATCTTATAGATCATGCCGCCGTCTTCATTGAAGAACATGGTCATGATGGTCAGCTCGGGGTTGAAGTTAGCGTACAGCAGGCCGCCCACCAGGATGCCTACGAACAGAGAGCTGTAGACCTCCTTGGTGATCAGGGCCAGGATGATGGCGATGACAGGGGGCAGCAGAGACAGGGGGCTGGCGTAGAAATTGCTGACGTATTCCGCCTCGCCTTCCGCGAAGGCTACGGTCATCATGATAGCGGTCAAGGCCACAAAAACAACCAAGAATGGAAGAAACCTCTTCCGCATGTTGGATCTGTGCATGTTTACCCTCCCTTTCGAATGATGCTTGTGTCGGATTTGCCGTTGCTGAGATAAAACCAAACCAATTCCCATTTACAGCATATCACATTTGCTCCCAAACCACAAGTAAAATCGAACAAATTACATCTGCATTTTATGTGTAAACTCGGCAAACTCACTATGCTATTCAGAGCTGTTCTATGCAGATCGGAGCCCGCTTCACTTTGGCCCAGGTAAATTCCTTCACCAACTCCCGGGGGCTTGCCGGGGCCGGCTC
Protein-coding regions in this window:
- a CDS encoding Na+/H+ antiporter NhaC family protein → MRKRFLPFLVVFVALTAIMMTVAFAEGEAEYVSNFYASPLSLLPPVIAIILALITKEVYSSLFVGILVGGLLYANFNPELTIMTMFFNEDGGMIYKISDSWNAGILVFLVILGIMVALMNKAGGSTAFGNWAKDHIKTRVGGQLSTMLLGVLIFVDDYFNCLTVGSVMLPVTDGHRVSRAKLAYLIDATAAPICIIAPISSWAAAVTGSVPEDSGINGFAMFLQTIPNNLYALLTIVMCLTLAIGKFDYGPMKIHEDNARDKNDLFTTPDRPYGEGLGDVKPNANGKVIDLVLPVVVLIFCCIMGMVYTGGFFDGESFIDAFAGSDASMGLVLGSVITLILTFIYYMIRRVMTFQEFTECIPDGFKQMVPAILILTFAWTLSGMTGLLGGATFVENLVANAAPGMKAMLPAIVFLVCVGLAFATGTSWGTFGIMIPIVLPLFPMGSDMMVTSIAACLAGAVCGDHCSPISDTTIMASAGARCNHVNHVATQLPYALTVAAVCFVGYIIAGLTNGNTWITLIISLVLLEVVLFALKSISSKKDEAAVVK